One Brassica napus cultivar Da-Ae chromosome A5, Da-Ae, whole genome shotgun sequence DNA window includes the following coding sequences:
- the LOC111206511 gene encoding phosphoinositide phospholipase C 2 translates to MSKQTYRVCFCFRRRFRYTASEAPREIKTLFEKYSENGVMTVDHLHRFLIDVQKQGKATREDAQSIINAASSLLHRNGLHLDAFFKYLFGDNNSPLAGHVVHQDMDAPISHYFIFTGHNSYLTGNQLSSDCSEVPIIDALKKGVRVIELDIWPNSNKNDIDVLHGRTLTAPVELIKCLKAIRAHAFDVSDYPVVVTLEDHLTPELQSKVAEMVTNIFGEILFTPPVGESLKEFPSPNSLKRRIIISTKPPKEYKEGKDEDSVQKGKSLGDEEVWGREVPSFIDRNKSGYKDDLVENDDDEDDDDEDDDDGDKSKKNAPPQYKHLIAIHAGKPKGGITECLKVDPDKVRRLSLSEEQLEKAAEKYAVQIVRFTQRNLLRIYPKGTRVTSSNYNPLVAWSHGAQMVAFNMQGYGRSLWLMQGMFRANGGCGYIKKPDILLKGGSDSDIFDPKATLPVKTTLKVTIYMGEGWYFDFRHTHFDQYSPPDFYTRVGIAGVPADTVMKKTKTLEDNWVPAWDEVFEFPLTVPELALLRLEVHEYDMSEKDDFGGQTCLPVWELKEGIRAFPLHNRKGEKYKSVKLLVRCEFV, encoded by the exons ATGTCGAAGCAAACGTACAGAGTGTGCTTCTGCTTCCGCCGGAGGTTCCGGTACACCGCATCGGAGGCGCCGCGCGAGATCAAGACCCTTTTCGAGAAATACTCGGAGAATGGGGTCATGACGGTCGATCATCTCCACAGGTTTCTGATCGATGTTCAGAAGCAAGGCAAAGCGACGAGAGAGGATGCGCAGTCGATCATCAATGCCGcgtcttctcttcttcatcggAATGGTCTCCACCTTGATGCTTTCTTCAAGTACCTTTTTGGTGACAACAACTCTCCACTTGCTGGACATGTG GTGCATCAAGACATGGATGCTCCTATATCGCATTATTTCATATTCACTGGTCACAATTCTTATTTGACCGGTAACCAGCTGAGCAGTGACTGCAGCGAGGTACCTATTATTGATGCATTGAAGAAAGGTGTCAGGGTGATTGAATTGGATATTTGGCCTAACTCCAACAAAAACGATATTGATGTTCTTCACGGAAG GACTCTCACTGCACCTGTGGAGTTAATCAAATGTCTAAAAGCTATCAGAGCACATGCCTTTGATGTATCTGACTATCCTGTTGTTGTCACTCTTGAAGATCATCTTACTCCAGAGCTTCAATCTAAAGTTGCTGAG ATGGTTACGAACATATTTGGAGAAATCTTGTTTACTCCTCCTGTGGGAGAATCTCTAAAGGAGTTCCCATCGCCAAACTCTTTGAAAAGGCGGATCATCATCTCAACGAAACCTCCCAAAGAGTACAAGGAAGGCAAAGATGAGGACTCGGTGCAGAAAGGTAAATCTTTAGGTGATGAAGAAGTTTGGGGGAGAGAAGTTCCGAGCTTTATCGACAGGAACAAAAGCGGTTACAAG GATGACTTAGTtgagaatgatgatgatgaggatgatgatgacgaagatgatgatgatggagacAAGTCCAAGAAGAATGCGCCACCGCAGTATAAACATTTGATCGCAATCCATGCTGGGAAACCAAAAGGTGGAATCACTGAGTGCTTAAAGGTTGATCCTGATAAGGTAAGACGCCTTAGCTTGAGCGAAGAACAGCTAGAGAAGGCGGCAGAAAAATATGCAGTACAGATTGTGAG GTTTACTCAGCGAAATCTGCTGAGGATTTATCCAAAAGGAACTAGAGTTACTTCATCAAACTACAACCCGTTGGTTGCATGGAGCCACGGTGCTCAAATGGTTGCTTTCAATATGcag GGATATGGAAGATCATTGTGGCTAATGCAAGGGATGTTTAGAGCCAACGGCGGATGTGGATACATCAAGAAACCTGATATTCTACTGAAAGGTGGCTCGGACAGTGACATCTTTGATCCAAAAGCTACTCTACCTGTAAAAACAACACTGAAG GTAACTATATACATGGGAGAAGGCTGGTACTTCGATTTCCGCCACACACACTTCGATCAATACTCACCTCCTGACTTCTACACAAGG GTGGGGATAGCTGGAGTTCCAGCGGATACGGTTATGAAGAAGACAAAGACGTTAGAGGATAACTGGGTACCGGCTTGGGACGAGGTGTTTGAGTTCCCATTAACGGTTCCGGAGCTGGCTCTACTGCGGTTAGAAGTGCATGAGTATGACATGTCTGAGAAGGATGATTTTGGAGGGCAGACATGCTTGCCTGTTTGGGAGCTGAAGGAAGGGATAAGAGCGTTTCCTTTGCATAACCGCAAAGGGGAGAAGTACAAATCCGTCAAGCTTCTCGTGAGGTGTGAGTTTGTGTGA